The following coding sequences are from one Streptomyces dengpaensis window:
- a CDS encoding ABC transporter permease translates to MTSPIEIESAEASAEVDEKIKQKRSDEPEKLEGRSPGQLMWRRFKRDRAGVVSAYIVLFFFLIAALAPLISKLYGKDPYTLYGQDDPTLLNEFNMPAGPNGGITSEFWFGIEPNLGRDVFMQLLYGMRTSLYTALAATLAMVIMGVLIGLVGGYFGGRIDYWLGRLTDFALAFPNQLFMIAAMPVITAVFVAPDEETPTYVRALAIVGVLWLLGWMGLARLVRAVTLSLREREFVEAARVAGASPWRIIRKELLPNLVTPILVQGTYMLPGTILSVAFLSFVGVGYTEPTPDWGRMFAIGSDIYEQDPVYMFFPGVAMVVFVVAFNLLGDSVRDAFDPKTGR, encoded by the coding sequence ATGACCAGTCCGATCGAGATCGAGAGCGCGGAAGCCTCCGCCGAGGTCGACGAGAAGATCAAGCAGAAGCGTTCCGACGAGCCGGAGAAGCTGGAGGGCCGTTCGCCCGGCCAGCTGATGTGGCGCCGGTTCAAGCGCGACCGTGCCGGTGTCGTCTCCGCGTACATCGTGCTCTTCTTCTTCCTGATCGCCGCCCTGGCTCCGCTGATCTCGAAGCTGTACGGCAAGGACCCGTACACGCTCTACGGGCAGGACGACCCCACGCTCCTGAACGAGTTCAACATGCCCGCGGGCCCCAACGGCGGTATCACGTCGGAGTTCTGGTTCGGGATCGAACCCAATCTCGGGCGCGATGTGTTCATGCAGCTCCTGTACGGCATGCGCACCTCGCTGTACACGGCGCTCGCGGCGACGCTCGCGATGGTGATCATGGGCGTCCTGATCGGTCTGGTCGGCGGCTACTTCGGCGGCAGGATCGACTACTGGCTCGGCCGGCTCACGGACTTCGCGCTCGCCTTTCCGAACCAGCTGTTCATGATCGCGGCGATGCCCGTGATCACCGCGGTGTTCGTCGCCCCCGACGAGGAGACACCGACCTACGTCCGCGCACTCGCGATCGTCGGCGTGCTGTGGCTCCTCGGCTGGATGGGCCTCGCCCGGCTGGTCCGGGCGGTCACCCTCTCGCTGCGCGAGCGGGAGTTCGTCGAGGCCGCCAGGGTCGCGGGCGCCTCGCCGTGGCGGATCATCCGCAAGGAACTGCTGCCCAACCTCGTCACACCGATCCTGGTGCAGGGCACGTACATGCTGCCCGGCACCATCCTCTCGGTCGCCTTTCTCTCCTTCGTCGGCGTCGGTTACACCGAACCGACCCCCGACTGGGGCCGGATGTTCGCCATCGGGTCGGACATCTACGAACAGGACCCCGTCTACATGTTCTTCCCGGGTGTCGCCATGGTCGTCTTCGTCGTGGCGTTCAACCTCCTCGGTGACTCGGTCCGGGACGCCTTCGATCCCAAGACGGGCCGTTGA
- the typA gene encoding translational GTPase TypA, protein MATRHDIRNVAIVAHVDHGKTTLVDAMLKQAGAFAAHAAESLDDRMMDSNDLEREKGITILAKNTAVKYHPKDGGEAITINIIDTPGHADFGGEVERGLSMVDAVVLLVDASEGPLPQTRFVLRKALQARLPVILCINKTDRPDSRIDEVVNEAYDLFLDLDADEDQIEFPIVYACARDGVASLTKPEDGTVPADSDNLEPFFTTILESVPAPSFDETAPLQAHVTNLDADNFLGRIALLRVEQGELRKGQTVAWIKRDGTIGNVRITELLMTEALTRKPAEVAGPGDICAVAGIPDIMIGETLADPENPIALPLITVDEPAISMTIGTNTSPLVGRGGTGKGADAKSAVKDRKVTARQVKDRLDRELIGNVSLRVLDTERPDAWEVQGRGELALAILVEQMRREGFELTVGKPQVVTQEIDGKVHEPVERMTIDVPEEHMGAVTQLMGVRKGRMDNMSNHGSGWVRMEFVVPSRGLIGFRTEFLTSTRGTGIAHSIHEGHEPWFGVLATRNNGSLVADRAGAVTAFAMTNLQERGVLFTEPGTEVYEGMIVGENSRSDDMDVNITKEKKLTNMRSSSADSFEAIVPPRKLSLEQSLEFCRDDECVEVTPEAVRIRKVNLDARERARAASRAKHG, encoded by the coding sequence ATGGCCACGCGCCACGACATCCGCAACGTCGCCATCGTCGCCCACGTCGACCATGGCAAGACCACCCTGGTCGACGCCATGCTCAAGCAGGCCGGTGCCTTCGCCGCGCACGCCGCCGAGTCGCTCGACGACCGCATGATGGACAGCAATGACCTGGAGCGTGAGAAGGGCATCACGATCCTGGCCAAGAACACGGCCGTCAAGTACCACCCCAAGGATGGCGGCGAGGCCATCACGATCAACATCATCGACACCCCCGGCCACGCCGACTTCGGCGGCGAGGTCGAGCGCGGTCTGTCGATGGTCGACGCGGTCGTCCTCCTCGTCGACGCCTCCGAGGGCCCGCTGCCCCAGACCCGCTTCGTGCTGCGCAAGGCGCTGCAGGCCCGCCTGCCCGTCATCCTGTGCATCAACAAGACGGACCGCCCGGACTCGCGCATCGACGAGGTCGTGAACGAGGCGTACGACCTCTTCCTCGACCTCGACGCTGACGAGGACCAGATCGAGTTCCCGATCGTCTACGCCTGCGCCCGTGACGGCGTGGCCTCGCTGACCAAGCCGGAGGACGGCACCGTCCCGGCCGACAGCGACAACCTGGAGCCCTTCTTCACCACCATCCTGGAGTCCGTCCCGGCCCCGTCGTTCGACGAGACCGCGCCGCTCCAGGCGCACGTCACCAACCTGGACGCCGACAACTTCCTCGGCCGTATCGCGCTGCTCCGCGTCGAGCAGGGCGAGCTGCGCAAGGGCCAGACGGTCGCGTGGATCAAGCGTGACGGCACGATCGGCAACGTACGCATCACCGAGCTGCTGATGACCGAGGCGCTCACCCGCAAGCCCGCCGAGGTGGCCGGCCCCGGTGACATCTGCGCCGTCGCCGGTATCCCGGACATCATGATCGGCGAGACCCTCGCCGACCCCGAGAACCCGATCGCGCTGCCGCTGATCACGGTCGACGAGCCGGCGATCTCGATGACGATCGGTACGAACACCTCGCCGCTGGTCGGCCGTGGCGGCACCGGCAAGGGCGCGGACGCGAAGTCCGCGGTCAAGGACCGCAAGGTCACCGCCCGCCAGGTCAAGGACCGCCTCGACCGCGAGCTGATCGGTAACGTCTCCCTCCGTGTGCTCGACACCGAGCGCCCGGACGCGTGGGAGGTCCAGGGCCGTGGTGAGCTCGCGCTCGCCATCCTGGTCGAGCAGATGCGCCGCGAGGGCTTCGAGCTGACCGTCGGCAAGCCGCAGGTCGTCACCCAGGAGATCGACGGCAAGGTCCACGAGCCGGTCGAGCGCATGACGATCGACGTCCCCGAGGAGCACATGGGCGCGGTCACGCAGCTCATGGGTGTCCGCAAGGGCCGGATGGACAACATGTCCAACCACGGCTCGGGCTGGGTCCGCATGGAGTTCGTCGTTCCTTCCCGTGGCCTCATCGGATTCCGGACCGAGTTCCTCACCAGCACCCGCGGCACCGGTATCGCGCACTCGATCCACGAGGGCCACGAGCCCTGGTTCGGCGTGCTGGCGACCCGTAACAACGGCTCGCTGGTCGCCGACCGCGCTGGCGCCGTCACCGCGTTCGCGATGACGAACCTCCAGGAGCGCGGCGTTCTGTTCACCGAGCCCGGCACCGAGGTGTACGAGGGCATGATCGTCGGCGAGAACTCGCGCTCCGACGACATGGACGTGAACATCACCAAGGAGAAGAAGCTCACGAACATGCGGTCGTCCTCGGCCGACTCGTTCGAGGCGATCGTCCCGCCGCGCAAGCTCTCGCTGGAGCAGTCCCTCGAGTTCTGCCGCGACGACGAGTGCGTCGAGGTGACCCCGGAGGCCGTTCGCATCCGCAAGGTCAACCTGGACGCCCGCGAGCGCGCCCGCGCCGCGAGCCGCGCCAAGCACGGCTGA
- a CDS encoding ABC transporter family substrate-binding protein: protein MSHDGVGLRAVLRSVAFLTASALAVPALAACSAEDEAGKPVAGQDIAPASRDEIADGGTLRWAVDAVPETLNTFQADADSATSRVAGAVLPSMYRLDPNGRPQANSDYLESAKIVEREPKQVVLYKLNQQAVWSDGREIGAADFAAQWRALSGRDTAYWTARNAGYDRIESVERGKNDLEVRVTFSRPYADWKSLFSPLYPKDVMGTPDTFNDGARKKLNVTAGPFALKAVDRKNAQVTLTRNPRWWGRPTKLAEIDLVAVPRDQRAAALAAGRLDLAEIDPSQAERITLAARDGGSKPLTGPGVSPRTRKAIAEHPEQQVALRDFVVRKSLEPIYTQLALNGAQGPLADERVRRAVARALDRKELAQAVLSPLGLPAVPVGSHLALSGQQAYADNSGALGGQDTEEARALLADAGWVPGGPVTEQKEENAAGAKGKKADSDSGDGPGDDGEYIVGEDNKPAEADREKKDPKDQTTQHQQADDQAGQHMDGKQYANHPGGAPGAYAPKGTAAPAGTAAPAGTAAPGGAAAGALAAKDGKPLTLRFVLPSGPGAEALRTVADRIARMLERIGVRAELSKVSDDSYFKDHIASGQYDLALYSWPASAFPATDARPIFAKPVPAADGSLSVEQNYTRVGTDQVDQLFDQAIAELDEDEARSLVRKADARIWAAAGSIPLYQRPQLTAARTSLANTGAFGFQTPVYEDMGFLKKPPRPAASPSN from the coding sequence ATGTCCCACGACGGCGTCGGACTGCGCGCGGTGCTGCGCTCGGTCGCCTTCCTCACCGCGAGCGCACTCGCGGTACCCGCACTCGCCGCGTGCAGCGCGGAGGACGAGGCGGGCAAACCCGTCGCGGGGCAGGACATCGCGCCCGCGTCCCGGGATGAGATCGCCGACGGCGGCACCCTGCGCTGGGCCGTGGACGCCGTCCCGGAGACGCTGAACACCTTCCAGGCGGACGCCGACTCCGCGACCTCGCGGGTCGCCGGTGCCGTACTGCCGTCGATGTACCGGCTCGACCCGAACGGGCGCCCGCAGGCCAACTCGGACTACCTGGAGTCGGCGAAGATCGTCGAGCGCGAGCCCAAGCAGGTCGTGCTCTACAAGCTCAACCAGCAGGCGGTCTGGAGCGACGGACGCGAGATCGGCGCCGCCGACTTCGCCGCCCAGTGGCGCGCCCTGTCCGGCAGGGACACCGCGTACTGGACGGCCCGCAACGCCGGCTACGACCGCATCGAGAGCGTCGAGCGCGGCAAGAACGACCTTGAGGTCCGCGTCACCTTCAGCCGCCCCTACGCCGACTGGAAGTCGCTGTTCTCGCCGCTGTACCCGAAGGACGTCATGGGCACCCCGGACACCTTCAACGACGGGGCGAGGAAGAAGCTGAACGTCACCGCCGGGCCCTTCGCGCTGAAGGCGGTGGACCGCAAGAACGCCCAGGTCACCCTCACCCGCAACCCGCGCTGGTGGGGCCGTCCCACCAAGCTCGCCGAGATCGACCTGGTCGCCGTTCCCCGCGACCAGCGAGCCGCCGCGCTGGCCGCGGGCAGGCTCGACCTGGCCGAGATCGACCCCTCCCAGGCCGAGCGGATCACCCTCGCCGCCCGCGACGGCGGCAGCAAGCCCCTGACGGGGCCCGGGGTGTCCCCGAGGACGCGCAAGGCGATCGCCGAGCATCCCGAGCAGCAGGTGGCACTGCGCGACTTCGTGGTCCGTAAGTCCCTCGAACCCATCTACACCCAGCTCGCCCTCAACGGCGCCCAGGGCCCGCTCGCCGACGAGCGCGTCCGCCGTGCCGTGGCCCGCGCTCTCGACCGCAAGGAACTCGCCCAGGCCGTCCTCTCGCCGCTCGGGCTGCCTGCCGTGCCGGTCGGCAGCCACCTCGCCCTCTCCGGCCAGCAGGCGTACGCCGACAACAGCGGCGCCCTCGGCGGCCAGGACACCGAGGAGGCGCGGGCGCTGCTCGCCGATGCCGGATGGGTGCCCGGCGGGCCGGTCACGGAGCAGAAGGAGGAGAACGCCGCCGGGGCCAAGGGCAAGAAGGCGGACTCCGACTCCGGGGACGGCCCCGGCGACGACGGGGAGTACATCGTCGGCGAGGACAACAAGCCCGCCGAGGCCGACCGGGAGAAGAAGGACCCCAAGGACCAGACGACGCAGCACCAGCAGGCGGACGACCAGGCCGGCCAGCACATGGACGGCAAGCAGTACGCCAACCACCCGGGCGGGGCGCCGGGTGCGTACGCGCCCAAGGGCACGGCCGCTCCCGCGGGCACGGCCGCTCCCGCGGGCACGGCGGCTCCCGGGGGCGCCGCCGCCGGGGCACTCGCCGCCAAGGACGGCAAGCCGCTGACGCTTCGCTTCGTGCTGCCCTCGGGGCCCGGCGCGGAGGCCCTGCGCACGGTCGCCGACCGTATCGCGCGGATGCTGGAGCGCATCGGGGTCCGCGCCGAGCTGTCCAAGGTCTCGGACGACAGCTACTTCAAGGACCACATCGCCTCGGGGCAGTACGACCTGGCGCTGTACTCGTGGCCCGCGTCTGCCTTCCCGGCCACCGACGCGCGGCCGATCTTCGCGAAGCCGGTGCCGGCCGCCGACGGGTCCCTGAGCGTCGAGCAGAACTACACCCGTGTCGGTACCGACCAGGTCGACCAGCTCTTCGACCAGGCCATCGCCGAGCTCGACGAGGACGAGGCGCGCTCGCTGGTCCGCAAGGCCGACGCCCGCATCTGGGCCGCCGCCGGCTCCATCCCCCTCTACCAGCGCCCCCAGCTCACCGCCGCCCGCACCTCCCTGGCCAACACCGGAGCCTTCGGCTTCCAGACCCCGGTGTACGAGGACATGGGCTTCCTGAAGAAGCCGCCCCGGCCTGCGGCGAGCCCGTCGAACTAG
- a CDS encoding fumarate reductase/succinate dehydrogenase flavoprotein subunit, translating into MSVVERQEWDVVVVGAGGAGLRAAIEARERGARTAVICKSLFGKAHTVMAEGGIAAAMANVNEHDNWQVHFRDTMRGGKFLNQWRMAELHAQEAPDRVWELETWGALFDRTKDGRISQRNFGGHEYPRLAHVGDRTGLELIRTLQQKIVSLQQEDMKETGDYESRLKVYQECTVTRVLKDGDRVSGVFCYERESGRFFVLEAPAVVIATGGIGKSFKVTSNSWEYTGDGHALALLAGAPLLNMEFVQFHPTGMVWPPSVKGILVTESVRGDGGVLRNSDGKRFMFDYIPDVFKEKYAQSEDEGDRWYEDPDNNRRPPELLPRDEVARAINAEVKAGRGSPHGGVFLDVSTRMPADVIRRRLPSMYHQFKELADVDITAEAMEVGPTCHYVMGGIAVDSDTAAARGVPGLFAAGEVAGGMHGSNRLGGNSLSDLLVFGRRAGLHAAEYAAGLGKHSEVDDIQVDTAAAEALRPFSAEGPEADAASGRPPENPYTLHQELQQTMNDLVGIIRREAEMEQALEKLAELRVRARRAGVEGHRQFNPGWHLALDLRNMLLVSECVARAALERTESRGGHTREDHPTMERTWRRINLLCQLTDPTGGLAATDPVRGQIDLVRETTEPIRPDLLALFEKEELVKYLAEEELYE; encoded by the coding sequence ATGTCCGTGGTGGAGCGACAGGAGTGGGACGTCGTCGTGGTCGGTGCCGGGGGCGCCGGCCTGCGGGCCGCGATCGAGGCACGGGAGCGCGGCGCGCGTACGGCCGTGATCTGCAAGTCCCTCTTCGGCAAGGCCCACACGGTGATGGCCGAGGGCGGCATCGCGGCCGCGATGGCCAATGTGAACGAGCACGACAACTGGCAGGTCCACTTCCGCGACACCATGCGCGGCGGCAAGTTCCTCAACCAGTGGCGGATGGCGGAGCTGCACGCGCAGGAGGCCCCCGACCGGGTGTGGGAGCTGGAGACCTGGGGCGCCCTCTTCGACCGCACGAAGGACGGGCGGATCTCGCAGCGCAACTTCGGCGGCCACGAGTATCCGCGGCTCGCGCATGTCGGCGACCGTACCGGCCTGGAGCTGATCCGGACCCTCCAGCAGAAGATCGTGTCGCTCCAGCAGGAGGACATGAAGGAGACCGGCGACTACGAGTCGCGCCTGAAGGTGTACCAGGAGTGCACCGTCACGCGAGTCCTCAAGGACGGGGACCGGGTTTCCGGCGTCTTCTGCTACGAGCGTGAGTCCGGCCGCTTCTTCGTCCTCGAAGCGCCCGCCGTCGTGATCGCCACCGGCGGTATCGGCAAGTCCTTCAAGGTGACGTCGAACTCGTGGGAGTACACGGGCGACGGGCACGCGCTCGCTCTGCTGGCCGGAGCGCCGCTGCTGAACATGGAGTTCGTGCAGTTCCACCCCACGGGCATGGTCTGGCCCCCGTCGGTGAAGGGGATTCTGGTCACCGAGTCCGTCCGCGGTGACGGCGGTGTGCTGCGGAACTCCGACGGCAAGCGGTTCATGTTCGACTACATCCCGGACGTCTTCAAGGAGAAGTACGCGCAGTCCGAGGACGAGGGCGACCGCTGGTACGAAGACCCGGACAACAACCGCCGTCCGCCGGAACTGCTCCCCCGTGACGAGGTGGCCCGGGCGATCAACGCCGAGGTGAAGGCGGGCCGCGGCTCCCCGCACGGCGGTGTCTTCCTCGACGTGTCCACGCGCATGCCCGCCGACGTCATCCGGCGCCGGCTGCCGTCCATGTACCACCAGTTCAAGGAGCTGGCGGACGTCGACATCACGGCGGAGGCCATGGAGGTCGGGCCCACCTGCCACTACGTCATGGGCGGCATCGCGGTCGACTCGGACACGGCGGCGGCGCGCGGGGTGCCGGGCCTGTTCGCGGCCGGGGAGGTCGCGGGCGGCATGCACGGCTCCAACCGGCTCGGCGGCAACTCGCTCTCCGACCTGCTGGTGTTCGGGCGGCGGGCGGGCCTGCACGCGGCCGAGTACGCCGCCGGTCTGGGGAAACACTCTGAGGTCGACGACATCCAGGTGGACACGGCGGCGGCGGAGGCACTGCGCCCCTTCTCGGCCGAGGGCCCGGAAGCCGACGCCGCGAGCGGACGCCCGCCGGAGAATCCGTACACCCTCCACCAGGAACTCCAGCAGACCATGAACGACCTGGTCGGCATCATCCGCCGGGAGGCCGAGATGGAACAGGCGCTGGAGAAGCTCGCGGAGCTGCGCGTACGGGCGCGCCGGGCGGGCGTGGAGGGCCACCGGCAGTTCAACCCCGGCTGGCACCTCGCCCTCGACCTGCGCAACATGCTCCTGGTCAGCGAATGCGTCGCACGCGCCGCCCTGGAGCGTACGGAATCGCGCGGCGGCCACACCCGCGAGGACCATCCGACGATGGAGCGGACCTGGCGCCGTATCAACCTGCTGTGCCAACTGACCGACCCGACGGGCGGGCTGGCGGCGACCGATCCCGTACGCGGTCAGATCGACCTCGTACGCGAGACCACCGAACCCATCCGCCCCGACCTGCTCGCCCTCTTCGAGAAGGAGGAGCTGGTCAAGTACCTCGCCGAAGAGGAGCTCTACGAGTGA
- a CDS encoding succinate dehydrogenase/fumarate reductase iron-sulfur subunit, with protein MSSYEARFKVWRGDAEGGGLEDFKVEVNEGEVVLDIIHRLQATQAPDLAVRWNCKAGKCGSCSAEINGRPRLLCMTRMSVFTPEETITVTPLRAFPVVRDLVTDVGFNYTKAREVPSFVPPAGLRAGEYRMMQEDVDRSQEFRKCIECFLCQDTCHVVRDHEENKTAFAGPRFLMRVAELDMHPLDAAAESGLDRKRSAQDDHGLGYCNITKCCTEVCPEGIKITDNALIPLKERAVDRKYDPLVWLGSKIRRRQD; from the coding sequence GTGAGCAGCTATGAAGCCCGCTTCAAGGTGTGGCGCGGGGACGCCGAGGGCGGCGGCCTGGAGGACTTCAAGGTCGAAGTCAACGAGGGCGAGGTGGTGCTGGACATCATCCACCGGCTCCAGGCCACCCAGGCCCCCGACCTGGCCGTGCGCTGGAACTGCAAGGCGGGCAAGTGCGGTTCGTGCTCGGCGGAGATCAACGGGCGGCCGCGGCTGTTGTGCATGACGCGGATGTCGGTGTTCACGCCGGAGGAGACGATCACCGTCACACCGCTGCGCGCCTTCCCGGTCGTACGGGATCTGGTGACCGACGTGGGCTTCAACTACACCAAGGCGCGGGAGGTCCCGTCCTTCGTGCCGCCCGCCGGCCTGCGCGCCGGTGAGTACCGGATGATGCAGGAGGACGTCGACCGCTCGCAGGAGTTCCGCAAGTGCATCGAGTGCTTCCTGTGCCAGGACACCTGCCATGTCGTGCGTGACCACGAGGAGAACAAGACGGCGTTCGCGGGCCCGCGCTTCCTGATGCGCGTCGCCGAGCTGGACATGCACCCGCTGGACGCGGCGGCGGAGTCCGGCCTGGACCGCAAGCGCAGCGCCCAGGACGACCACGGTCTCGGCTACTGCAACATCACCAAGTGCTGCACCGAGGTCTGCCCCGAGGGCATCAAGATCACGGACAATGCCCTGATTCCCTTGAAAGAACGGGCGGTTGACCGCAAGTACGACCCGCTGGTGTGGCTGGGGTCGAAGATCAGGAGGCGGCAGGACTGA
- a CDS encoding glycoside hydrolase family 18 protein — MDTNRTEPTAADAQVPDREPREAPQPPAPEAPEAPQPPEPEEQETPQPPAPEGLEAPQPSEPQAQETAQPPIPDPQPPAWRRSWRHPRLRWPKRIALALILALLLPTLAAGIALRVNYAGDPAPGTKTRNRDALWLGHAWVDGRKKDADVTALAARLRSTGIRDLYVHTGPLEHDGTLPEAVYPRAGWLIAAVHRELPGVRVQAWLGDRLASEGPVGLRLERKATRDAVVRSARQVLDAGFDGAHFDLEPLHSGDSDYLSLLDDLRRVTRAHDVPLSVAAHQIDPLPALHSVTGTLTGHYKWWSQSYFGQVARRVDQIAVMSYDTAMPLESLYGGYVAQQTSLALEVTPKSTDLLMGLPFYYEDDVSHRGSAETVRAAVRGTRLGLSRTDRTREHFGVALYVDFAAREKDWTQYREGWVSPAAS; from the coding sequence ATGGACACGAACCGAACAGAGCCGACGGCGGCGGACGCACAGGTCCCGGACCGGGAGCCGCGCGAAGCCCCGCAGCCCCCGGCTCCGGAGGCGCCAGAAGCCCCGCAGCCCCCGGAGCCGGAAGAGCAAGAGACGCCGCAGCCCCCGGCGCCCGAAGGGCTAGAAGCCCCGCAGCCCTCGGAACCGCAGGCGCAAGAGACAGCGCAGCCCCCGATACCGGACCCACAACCCCCGGCGTGGCGCCGTTCCTGGCGTCACCCCCGCCTCCGCTGGCCCAAACGCATCGCCCTCGCCCTGATCCTCGCCCTCCTCCTGCCGACCCTCGCCGCAGGCATCGCCCTCCGCGTCAACTACGCCGGAGACCCGGCCCCCGGCACCAAGACCAGGAACCGTGACGCCCTCTGGCTGGGCCACGCCTGGGTGGACGGGCGGAAGAAGGACGCGGACGTCACGGCGCTCGCGGCGCGGCTGCGGAGCACCGGGATCCGGGATCTGTACGTGCACACGGGACCGCTGGAGCACGACGGCACGCTGCCCGAGGCGGTGTACCCGCGTGCTGGCTGGCTGATCGCCGCCGTGCACCGGGAGCTGCCCGGCGTACGGGTCCAGGCCTGGCTCGGCGACAGACTGGCGAGCGAGGGGCCGGTCGGGCTGCGGCTGGAGCGGAAGGCGACCCGGGACGCCGTCGTGCGCTCGGCCCGCCAGGTCCTCGACGCCGGCTTCGACGGCGCCCACTTCGACCTGGAGCCTCTGCACTCCGGCGACTCCGACTACCTCTCCCTCCTCGACGACCTGCGCCGCGTCACCCGCGCCCACGACGTCCCGCTCTCCGTCGCCGCCCACCAGATCGACCCGCTTCCGGCGCTCCACTCCGTCACGGGCACCCTGACCGGACACTACAAGTGGTGGTCGCAGTCGTACTTCGGACAGGTCGCCCGCCGGGTCGACCAGATCGCCGTGATGTCGTACGACACGGCGATGCCGCTGGAGAGCCTGTACGGCGGTTACGTCGCCCAGCAGACCTCCCTCGCCCTCGAAGTCACCCCGAAGTCGACGGACTTGCTGATGGGCCTGCCCTTCTACTACGAGGACGACGTGAGCCACCGCGGCTCCGCGGAGACCGTCAGGGCAGCCGTCCGCGGCACCCGTCTCGGCCTCTCCCGCACCGACCGCACCCGCGAACACTTCGGCGTCGCCCTCTACGTGGACTTCGCCGCGCGTGAGAAGGACTGGACGCAGTACCGGGAGGGCTGGGTCAGTCCTGCCGCCTCCTGA